The Urbifossiella limnaea genome has a window encoding:
- a CDS encoding phage terminase large subunit family protein — MKIIAADIASVSDYTAAAVLAVSDAAPRRYYLSALDRWREKYTVTGERLAALARRHPDAVLVIDATGVGRPVLDALRDALPGRAVYGITITGGRSVNRGQAAGDVTVPKADLVGALQVLLQNRRLAWPRELPLLRELQGEFAAFQPKITPALHQTYGGKGEHDDLVLALGLGCWLGEHLPAPLADVESLVLGPFPEPRPEQKSGWEAIADEYPDLFGSPPDSPMCGMEL, encoded by the coding sequence GTGAAGATCATCGCCGCCGACATCGCCAGCGTGAGCGACTACACCGCCGCGGCCGTGCTGGCGGTGTCGGACGCCGCGCCGCGGCGCTACTACCTGTCGGCGCTGGACCGCTGGCGGGAGAAGTACACCGTGACCGGGGAGCGGCTCGCCGCGCTCGCCCGCCGGCACCCGGACGCGGTGCTGGTGATCGACGCCACCGGGGTCGGGCGGCCCGTGCTGGATGCTCTGCGGGACGCGCTGCCGGGCCGGGCGGTGTACGGCATCACCATCACCGGCGGCCGGTCGGTCAACCGCGGGCAGGCGGCAGGGGACGTGACCGTCCCGAAGGCCGATCTGGTGGGGGCGCTCCAGGTGCTGCTCCAGAACCGCCGACTGGCGTGGCCGCGGGAACTGCCGCTGCTCAGGGAGCTCCAGGGCGAGTTCGCCGCGTTCCAGCCTAAGATCACGCCGGCGCTGCACCAGACCTACGGCGGGAAGGGTGAGCACGATGACTTGGTGCTGGCGCTCGGGCTCGGGTGCTGGCTCGGGGAGCACCTGCCGGCGCCGCTGGCAGACGTGGAGAGTTTGGTGCTGGGGCCGTTCCCGGAGCCGCGGCCGGAGCAGAAGAGCGGATGGGAGGCGATCGCGGACGAGTATCCAGACCTTTTCGGCTCACCCCCTGACAGCCCCATGTGTGGTATGGAGCTATGA
- a CDS encoding terminase large subunit domain-containing protein — MSSQTIRSRLTRLERVRATRRASRPDRQALDRLRADPARVLSRPDPWQAALLRALPPRTLAVCSRQSGKSTTAAGCCLTTALLEPGSLTLILSPTLRQSQELFRKVLTLYRAHGRPVPAAAVSKTALELVTGSRVVALPGDPDGIVGFSAPRLVVIDEAARVTDELYQSVRPMLATSGGKLLLCSTPFGRRGFLWREWSSETGNSGTEPAANWHRVEVPATACPRIGAAFLEQERRALGERWFRQEYLCDFAADAGAVFAFDDVLAAGVDSAPDWVQAA, encoded by the coding sequence ATGTCGAGTCAGACGATTCGGTCCCGGCTGACGCGCCTGGAGCGGGTCCGGGCGACCCGACGGGCGAGCCGGCCGGACCGGCAGGCGCTGGACCGACTCCGGGCGGACCCGGCCCGGGTGCTGTCGCGGCCGGACCCGTGGCAGGCGGCGCTTCTGCGGGCGCTCCCCCCGCGCACGCTGGCGGTCTGCTCCCGTCAGTCGGGTAAATCCACGACGGCGGCCGGGTGCTGCCTCACGACGGCGCTTCTGGAGCCGGGTTCGCTCACCCTCATCCTGAGCCCGACCCTGCGCCAGTCGCAGGAACTGTTCCGCAAGGTGCTGACGCTGTACCGGGCGCACGGGCGGCCGGTCCCCGCGGCGGCGGTGAGCAAGACGGCGCTGGAGCTCGTCACCGGCTCGCGGGTGGTGGCGCTCCCGGGCGACCCGGACGGGATCGTCGGGTTTAGCGCCCCGCGGCTGGTGGTGATTGACGAAGCGGCCCGGGTCACGGACGAGCTGTATCAGTCGGTGCGGCCGATGCTCGCCACGAGCGGCGGGAAGCTGCTCCTGTGCAGCACCCCGTTCGGCCGCCGCGGGTTCCTGTGGCGGGAGTGGAGCAGTGAGACCGGCAATAGCGGCACCGAACCGGCCGCTAATTGGCACCGGGTCGAAGTCCCGGCGACTGCTTGCCCGCGGATCGGCGCCGCGTTCCTGGAGCAAGAGCGGCGGGCGCTCGGGGAACGGTGGTTCCGGCAGGAGTATCTCTGCGACTTCGCGGCCGACGCCGGGGCGGTGTTTGCGTTCGATGACGTGCTGGCGGCCGGGGTGGACAGCGCCCCGGATTGGGTCCAGGCGGCATGA
- a CDS encoding phage portal protein: protein MLDWLTRLWRGTPGAADPAGGLVPKAPRSATLTTYMGTGGFGMSPTWNDVDTARFNTGWVFACVRAIADRIAGQPIRVGRVTSTPRRGSGRRGGPGTVKAASAAPPWMRAGSVEELDAHPLLDALHDPNPYLVPYSLIGLTIASLRLAGVGFWWIDRERDGTTRIWYLPAGWVTEDPDATVPLSKFIVRPAHSADEFHLDATELIRFSTPDPANPFDNLSPLKAGLAAVQTDREIQTAQLLAFRNGVLGGTLVTVGQLPEAGGAGAVGDPDGRPLLTRHQRNTLAQRIQEAYAGSANTGQPIILDALIRDVRKLSDSPAEMDFGGSSGITKERVTQLFGVNPIILGQVEGANRASATVADEHFCFTTLAPLCVLIGQTLTKWFRVHHDDPGLVVWVEPPRPRDPDGKRADLEQLARYGAIRVNELRQEHGLPADPDGEGWVKGTAAVAAGASADGERRAGVARADSE, encoded by the coding sequence ATGCTCGATTGGCTCACCCGCCTCTGGCGGGGCACACCCGGCGCGGCGGACCCGGCGGGCGGACTGGTGCCGAAGGCGCCCCGGTCCGCCACGCTCACGACCTACATGGGGACTGGCGGGTTCGGGATGAGCCCGACCTGGAACGACGTGGACACCGCCCGGTTCAACACGGGTTGGGTGTTCGCGTGCGTCCGCGCCATCGCCGACCGGATCGCCGGCCAGCCGATCCGGGTCGGCCGCGTCACCAGCACACCCCGCCGCGGTTCAGGCCGGCGCGGCGGCCCCGGCACGGTCAAGGCCGCGTCCGCGGCGCCGCCGTGGATGCGGGCCGGGTCGGTCGAGGAACTGGACGCGCACCCGCTCCTGGACGCGCTCCACGACCCCAACCCGTACCTCGTGCCGTACAGCCTCATCGGGCTCACCATCGCCAGCCTGCGACTCGCCGGGGTAGGGTTCTGGTGGATCGACCGGGAGCGGGACGGCACGACGCGCATCTGGTATCTGCCGGCCGGGTGGGTGACGGAAGACCCGGACGCCACGGTCCCGCTGTCCAAGTTCATCGTCCGGCCTGCGCACTCGGCGGATGAGTTCCACCTGGATGCGACCGAGCTGATCCGATTCAGCACCCCGGACCCGGCCAACCCGTTCGACAACCTCAGCCCGCTCAAGGCCGGGCTGGCGGCCGTGCAGACCGACCGGGAAATCCAGACGGCGCAGCTCCTGGCGTTCCGCAACGGGGTGCTCGGGGGCACGCTCGTCACCGTGGGGCAGCTCCCGGAAGCGGGCGGGGCTGGCGCCGTAGGCGACCCGGACGGCCGCCCGCTCCTCACCCGGCACCAGCGGAACACGCTCGCCCAGCGCATCCAGGAAGCCTACGCGGGAAGCGCGAACACCGGGCAGCCGATCATCCTGGACGCGCTCATCCGGGACGTGAGGAAGCTGTCCGACAGCCCGGCGGAAATGGACTTCGGCGGGTCCAGCGGCATCACCAAAGAGCGGGTCACGCAGCTCTTCGGGGTCAACCCGATCATTCTCGGGCAGGTGGAGGGCGCCAACCGGGCGAGCGCCACGGTGGCGGATGAGCACTTCTGCTTTACCACGCTGGCGCCGCTGTGTGTGCTGATCGGCCAGACGCTGACGAAGTGGTTCCGGGTCCACCACGACGACCCCGGGCTGGTGGTGTGGGTGGAGCCGCCGCGCCCCCGCGACCCGGACGGCAAGCGCGCCGACCTGGAACAGCTCGCACGATACGGCGCCATCCGGGTGAACGAGCTGCGGCAGGAGCACGGGCTGCCGGCGGACCCAGACGGGGAAGGGTGGGTGAAGGGCACGGCGGCCGTGGCCGCGGGAGCGAGCGCCGACGGGGAGCGGCGGGCGGGGGTGGCGCGTGCCGACTCAGAATGA
- a CDS encoding transposase: MLFGGVFERFLEESPLSVMSRATIEHALSASALDALFDRTAERGYTRELLFSTTVDLMTLVVGGKALHVQAAYRHLRDRVPVTLKCVYDKLRNIETGVSAGLVAHVSGRCEGLITALGGGCKSLLPGYRVRVLDGNHLAATQRRLGVTRGHTAGPLPGQSLVVLDPALMLVTDIVPCEDAHTQERALIDQIVPLVRERDVWVADRNFCTAEFLCEVAARRAYVVIRRHGNLSVEAEAGYGAEVATDRGWVGERRVWVCWGGARLVRLRQVRVRLRAPTADGDAEVEILTNLPAKVPAKKVAEIYLKRWKIEGAFHELTVALNCEVNTLGYPRAALFGFCVAVAAYNVLAVLKAALRAVHGEKKVQEEVSGYYLALEWAMVYAGMMIALPASEWEAFGPMPSPELAGHLREWAGKVDLGRIKKAPPRKPTRTATRRIKDKSPHVSTARLLDEGKKTRQAKVSRNP, encoded by the coding sequence ATGCTGTTCGGTGGGGTCTTCGAGCGGTTCCTAGAGGAGAGCCCGCTCAGCGTGATGTCCCGGGCGACCATCGAGCACGCCCTCTCGGCCTCGGCCCTCGACGCGCTGTTCGACCGGACCGCCGAGCGCGGGTACACCCGGGAGTTGCTGTTCTCCACGACGGTCGATCTGATGACCCTGGTGGTCGGCGGCAAGGCCCTCCACGTCCAGGCCGCCTACCGGCACCTGCGGGACCGCGTCCCGGTCACCCTCAAGTGCGTCTACGACAAGCTCCGGAACATCGAGACGGGCGTGTCCGCGGGGCTGGTCGCGCACGTGTCGGGCCGGTGCGAGGGGCTGATCACCGCGCTGGGCGGGGGGTGCAAGAGCCTGCTGCCGGGCTACCGGGTGCGGGTCCTCGACGGCAACCACCTGGCCGCCACCCAGCGGCGGCTGGGCGTCACCCGGGGGCACACCGCCGGCCCCTTGCCCGGGCAGAGTTTGGTCGTGCTCGACCCGGCCCTGATGCTGGTCACCGACATCGTCCCGTGCGAGGACGCCCACACCCAGGAGCGGGCGCTGATCGACCAGATTGTGCCGCTGGTGCGGGAGCGGGACGTGTGGGTCGCGGACCGCAACTTCTGCACGGCGGAGTTCCTGTGTGAGGTGGCCGCCCGGCGGGCCTACGTCGTCATCCGACGCCACGGGAACCTGAGCGTCGAGGCCGAAGCCGGGTACGGGGCCGAGGTCGCGACGGACCGGGGCTGGGTGGGCGAGCGGCGGGTCTGGGTCTGCTGGGGTGGGGCGCGGTTGGTGCGCCTGCGGCAGGTGCGGGTGCGGCTGCGGGCGCCGACCGCGGACGGGGACGCGGAGGTGGAGATCCTGACCAACCTGCCGGCGAAGGTGCCGGCCAAGAAGGTGGCCGAGATCTACCTCAAGCGGTGGAAGATCGAGGGGGCCTTCCACGAGTTGACAGTCGCCTTGAACTGTGAGGTGAACACCCTGGGGTACCCCAGGGCCGCGCTGTTCGGGTTCTGCGTGGCGGTGGCCGCGTACAACGTGCTGGCCGTACTGAAGGCGGCCCTGCGGGCGGTGCATGGTGAGAAGAAGGTGCAGGAGGAGGTGTCGGGGTATTACCTGGCGCTGGAGTGGGCGATGGTGTACGCGGGGATGATGATCGCCCTGCCCGCGTCGGAATGGGAGGCGTTCGGTCCGATGCCCAGCCCGGAGTTGGCCGGCCACCTCCGCGAGTGGGCGGGCAAGGTCGACCTTGGGAGGATCAAGAAAGCGCCGCCCCGGAAGCCGACGAGGACGGCGACCCGACGGATCAAGGACAAGAGCCCACATGTTTCCACGGCCCGGTTGCTCGACGAGGGGAAGAAGACCCGTCAGGCGAAAGTCAGCCGGAATCCGTGA
- a CDS encoding phage major capsid protein, with protein sequence MRVLKRMRVRKGAPALRNVPVRPDFGDAYLALRAAAADGVPGAATAIHQLTVLGAVLPDVSGFTPAVAAAILPNPTHTRATAMTTKLKSNTPSGLAPDSKAAKLAGAARVKDAGARLSQKRYDVKRPDGNPLMFGCSPVERPSEYDNALIGVYFKSQLRRQGVAVELSDWERALLAESVTKDKWVGSLPNGDYYGGGSPGDYVPAHRVKALLDDTISGGIYLNPVVLDTAVITRPLLSGQLFPFIDVKPITGRRVQVPVMENLSVSWGTGPGTAVAPFNTASLVSPLDTAVQNVQGFIELSNDLLADSPVNIGTAVVELFGERLKSELDRVIAVGNGYNEPLGITLASGVAAVNSDNGTGGPVTVSDAESLIFSIPVQYRQQDWGPCFIGSDVAYSRFRGLPVGPGDERRVFGQGMMGTDDTQRYQLFEYKFRVANDLPNTRLAFGCLKRYRMYQRLGMEIVRESGGRTLALSNTSLVGIRARFGGRPIDTNAFAVMTDLQN encoded by the coding sequence ATGCGAGTGCTCAAGCGGATGCGGGTGCGGAAGGGCGCCCCCGCGCTACGAAACGTGCCGGTCCGCCCGGACTTCGGGGACGCCTACTTGGCGCTCCGAGCCGCGGCGGCCGACGGGGTGCCGGGCGCCGCCACGGCGATCCACCAACTGACCGTTCTCGGTGCCGTGCTCCCTGACGTGAGCGGCTTCACGCCTGCCGTGGCCGCCGCCATCCTCCCGAACCCCACCCACACGAGGGCAACCGCGATGACGACGAAGCTCAAGAGCAACACCCCGTCCGGGCTCGCCCCGGACAGCAAGGCCGCGAAGCTGGCCGGCGCCGCCCGCGTCAAGGACGCCGGCGCGCGGCTGAGCCAGAAGCGGTACGACGTGAAGCGGCCCGACGGCAACCCGCTCATGTTCGGCTGTTCGCCTGTGGAGCGCCCCAGCGAGTACGACAACGCGCTGATCGGCGTCTACTTCAAGTCGCAGCTTCGCCGCCAGGGCGTCGCCGTCGAGCTCAGTGACTGGGAGCGGGCGCTCCTGGCCGAGAGCGTGACGAAGGACAAGTGGGTCGGCTCGCTTCCGAACGGGGACTACTACGGCGGCGGGTCGCCCGGTGACTACGTTCCCGCCCACCGCGTCAAGGCGCTGCTGGACGACACGATCAGCGGCGGCATCTACCTCAACCCGGTCGTACTCGACACCGCGGTCATCACGCGCCCCTTACTGAGCGGCCAGCTCTTCCCGTTCATCGACGTGAAGCCCATCACCGGCCGCCGCGTCCAGGTGCCGGTGATGGAGAATCTCTCGGTGTCGTGGGGGACCGGGCCGGGCACGGCCGTCGCCCCGTTCAACACCGCGTCGCTGGTCTCGCCGCTGGACACCGCCGTCCAGAACGTCCAGGGCTTCATCGAGCTGTCGAACGACCTGCTGGCCGACTCGCCCGTGAACATCGGCACGGCCGTGGTCGAGCTGTTCGGCGAGCGGCTCAAGTCCGAGCTGGATCGGGTCATCGCCGTGGGCAACGGGTACAACGAGCCGCTCGGCATCACGCTCGCGTCCGGTGTCGCCGCGGTCAACAGCGATAACGGGACCGGCGGGCCGGTCACGGTGAGCGACGCGGAATCGCTCATCTTCTCCATCCCGGTCCAGTACCGCCAGCAGGATTGGGGGCCGTGCTTCATCGGGTCGGACGTGGCCTACAGCCGGTTCCGCGGCCTCCCGGTCGGCCCCGGCGACGAGCGGCGGGTGTTCGGGCAGGGGATGATGGGGACCGACGACACCCAGCGTTACCAGCTCTTCGAGTACAAGTTCCGGGTCGCCAACGACCTGCCGAACACCCGGCTCGCGTTCGGCTGCCTCAAGCGCTACCGCATGTACCAGCGGCTCGGCATGGAAATCGTCCGCGAGTCCGGCGGCCGGACGCTCGCCCTGTCCAACACGTCCCTCGTCGGCATCCGGGCGCGGTTCGGCGGGCGGCCGATCGACACCAACGCCTTCGCGGTGATGACCGATCTGCAAAACTGA
- a CDS encoding recombinase family protein: MTTPRVCSYIRMSTERQDASPDRQRAAIEKYAAGRGYVVTREYSDLGVSGWKDDRPGFRQLITDATSGQWDVILVDEPSRLSRSEPLALIAQTIYPLQQAGVSVEAVSTGPTNWNDLVGLILTVVNADKSSAEVKALSRRVLGGLRQSAAAGGKVGSIPSGYVAVTDPETKQPRLALGSPEVVEAIRWAFENYAAGQVGLTTIAAKLADRGVMSPKTGKPYSQAGLSYMLRNPVYAGDLVWNRKTSGRFHRLAGGQPTVKTQKGTRFNAREDWVLVRDGAPAIVSRDVFQAVQERLKGNKTWTTPHRDGGDFRLTKLLICGRCGSFLYGSHQKEKGGIVYRCSRYAQRRLMGCDSNTVREKPLLQAIGKKLAAEFVHPDTIAMLRAEVARQEQTLHDPLTRETLAKRLADLDGQISRGEERLLELPTDVLAGAVEGVRKLKVEREGVKAELVRIDAQARPTLDLERAIDEITGRIHRLVDILDTGSPADVRAVLQSLVSKVVLHFDRTPAKREGGRTRIVFRGGDIHMIRPDGEPDLNRNADSISQEPPTSWPGGPSSPSSAGSP, encoded by the coding sequence ATGACCACCCCGCGTGTGTGCTCCTACATCCGCATGAGCACGGAGCGGCAAGACGCGAGCCCCGATCGCCAACGGGCCGCCATCGAGAAGTACGCCGCGGGTCGCGGCTACGTCGTCACCCGGGAATACAGCGACCTCGGTGTCTCGGGGTGGAAGGACGATCGACCCGGATTCCGCCAGCTCATAACGGATGCCACGAGCGGCCAGTGGGACGTGATCCTGGTGGACGAGCCCAGCCGCCTCTCCCGCTCCGAGCCGCTGGCGCTCATCGCCCAGACGATCTACCCGCTCCAGCAAGCCGGGGTCAGTGTGGAGGCGGTCAGCACCGGCCCGACGAACTGGAACGACCTTGTGGGGCTCATCCTCACCGTGGTGAACGCGGACAAGTCATCCGCGGAAGTGAAGGCGCTTTCCCGGCGGGTGCTGGGCGGACTCCGGCAGTCCGCGGCGGCGGGTGGGAAGGTGGGGAGTATCCCGAGCGGCTACGTTGCCGTCACCGACCCCGAGACGAAGCAACCCCGGCTCGCGCTCGGTTCGCCGGAAGTCGTGGAGGCGATCCGCTGGGCATTCGAGAACTACGCCGCCGGGCAGGTCGGGCTCACCACCATCGCCGCGAAGCTCGCGGACCGCGGCGTGATGAGCCCGAAGACGGGCAAGCCGTACTCACAGGCCGGGCTCAGTTACATGCTGCGGAACCCGGTATACGCGGGCGATCTGGTGTGGAACCGGAAGACGAGCGGCCGGTTCCATCGGCTCGCCGGAGGCCAGCCGACGGTGAAGACCCAGAAGGGCACGCGGTTCAACGCGCGGGAGGATTGGGTGCTGGTGCGTGACGGTGCCCCGGCCATCGTCTCGCGGGACGTGTTCCAGGCGGTCCAGGAGCGGTTGAAGGGGAACAAGACCTGGACGACCCCGCACCGGGACGGGGGCGACTTCCGACTCACCAAGCTGCTGATATGCGGGCGGTGCGGCTCGTTCCTGTACGGTTCCCACCAGAAGGAGAAGGGCGGGATCGTCTACCGCTGCTCCCGGTACGCCCAGCGGCGGCTCATGGGGTGCGACTCCAACACCGTCCGCGAAAAGCCGCTACTCCAAGCCATTGGCAAGAAGCTCGCCGCGGAGTTCGTCCACCCGGACACCATCGCCATGCTGCGGGCCGAAGTCGCCCGGCAGGAACAGACGCTTCACGACCCGCTCACCCGGGAGACGCTGGCGAAGCGGTTGGCGGACCTGGACGGCCAGATCAGCCGCGGCGAGGAGCGGTTGCTGGAGCTGCCCACAGACGTGCTGGCCGGGGCCGTGGAGGGCGTTCGCAAGCTCAAGGTGGAGCGGGAGGGGGTCAAGGCGGAACTGGTGAGGATCGACGCTCAAGCGCGGCCGACGCTCGACCTGGAGCGGGCCATTGACGAGATCACCGGCCGGATACACCGGCTCGTGGACATCCTCGACACCGGAAGCCCGGCGGACGTGCGAGCCGTGCTCCAGTCGCTCGTCAGCAAGGTGGTGCTACACTTCGACCGGACGCCAGCCAAGCGCGAGGGCGGCCGGACCCGGATCGTGTTCCGCGGCGGCGACATTCACATGATCCGCCCAGACGGCGAACCCGACCTCAACCGGAATGCGGACTCTATAAGCCAGGAACCCCCAACTTCTTGGCCTGGAGGTCCAAGTTCCCCGTCGTCGGCTGGCTCTCCGTGA
- a CDS encoding phage major capsid protein, with product MSATTIDTPAPAADRFQSRDELVTFIEQQAQSALDRAARVERRVPWTTSGPVGQDSAGYSVLKAAAFALGFVGPEQAKEEIHTHHQLRDLYAAYGFTPHHGQQSFLVPLASSHLPAFEPQGLRLQNELRQKMTAHAVRFDPEEADWLCRRTGFRTKALGTSTDTAGGTLVQLPMLGELIDLQRSMEVFAAAGAREVALPPNGRVQFPKLTAASTAYWVGEGSSITESQPTTGNLDLQAKKLGVPGL from the coding sequence ATGTCCGCGACGACGATCGACACCCCGGCCCCGGCGGCCGACCGCTTCCAGAGCCGCGACGAGCTGGTGACGTTCATCGAGCAGCAGGCCCAGAGCGCCCTCGACCGGGCCGCCCGCGTCGAGCGGCGGGTGCCGTGGACCACGTCCGGCCCCGTCGGCCAGGACTCGGCCGGCTACTCGGTGCTGAAGGCCGCCGCCTTCGCCCTCGGGTTCGTCGGCCCCGAGCAGGCGAAGGAGGAGATCCACACCCACCACCAGCTCCGCGACCTGTACGCCGCGTACGGGTTCACCCCGCACCACGGGCAGCAGTCGTTCCTGGTGCCGCTGGCCAGCTCGCACCTGCCGGCGTTCGAGCCGCAGGGGCTGCGGTTGCAGAACGAACTGCGGCAGAAGATGACCGCGCACGCGGTCCGCTTCGACCCCGAGGAGGCCGACTGGCTGTGCCGCCGCACCGGGTTCCGCACGAAGGCGCTCGGCACGTCCACCGACACCGCCGGCGGCACGCTCGTGCAACTGCCGATGCTCGGCGAGCTGATCGACCTGCAGCGCAGCATGGAGGTGTTCGCCGCCGCCGGCGCGCGCGAGGTGGCGCTGCCGCCGAACGGGCGGGTGCAGTTCCCGAAGCTCACGGCGGCGAGCACCGCGTACTGGGTCGGCGAGGGGAGCAGCATCACGGAGAGCCAGCCGACGACGGGGAACTTGGACCTCCAGGCCAAGAAGTTGGGGGTTCCTGGCTTATAG
- a CDS encoding HK97 family phage prohead protease, which produces MLTAIRADPGIRPLPDGSFGAAHPAALTLSIDPSKMRVRSVITTAEPDRAGDVILPNGLRNLDEFMLNPVVLWAHNRTQFPPVGTAEWVDVQPRRVVAETRFARGVPFAEDVFRLYEQGVLRGWSIGFVPRRAFRRGAGPTPGLRVEEWDLLEYSAVPIPENPGALTVALQKGWVTDPSLRHWLGQIPDDRGGRFFRTSDVLAELVAPLA; this is translated from the coding sequence ATGCTGACCGCCATCCGCGCCGACCCCGGCATCCGGCCGCTCCCCGACGGCTCCTTCGGCGCCGCCCACCCGGCGGCGCTCACGCTGTCGATCGACCCCAGCAAGATGCGCGTCCGCAGCGTCATCACCACCGCCGAGCCCGACCGGGCCGGCGACGTGATCCTCCCCAACGGCCTCCGCAACCTCGACGAGTTCATGCTGAACCCCGTCGTGTTGTGGGCGCACAACCGCACCCAGTTCCCGCCGGTCGGTACGGCCGAGTGGGTGGACGTGCAGCCGCGGCGCGTCGTCGCCGAGACGCGGTTCGCCCGCGGCGTGCCGTTCGCCGAGGACGTGTTCCGCCTGTACGAGCAGGGCGTCCTCCGCGGCTGGAGCATCGGCTTCGTGCCGCGCCGGGCCTTCCGCCGCGGCGCCGGTCCGACCCCCGGCCTGCGGGTCGAGGAGTGGGACTTGCTCGAGTACTCGGCGGTGCCGATCCCCGAGAACCCCGGGGCGCTGACGGTGGCGCTGCAAAAGGGCTGGGTGACCGACCCGTCGCTGCGGCACTGGCTCGGCCAAATCCCCGACGACCGCGGCGGCCGCTTCTTTCGCACGTCCGACGTGCTGGCCGAACTGGTGGCGCCGCTCGCCTGA
- a CDS encoding phage portal protein, which yields MRVLSSLFKALRPAPPKPAPPKVAGLFAPAYGPAAGWWQSDPAEQIRNFRSWVYAAVNAIAQEAAKHRPLLYRNTGQADHELTPLPHTHPLARLLDRPNPWLTPWELWYLTVVYLELTGNCFWYVAPQSVGDTRLGTPGEIWLIPTPWVTVLPDAREFVKGYRVTAPGAAAETFGPDEVIHLKYPNPLDPHLGLSPLQANALAVDANTELLRARVQTFQNGPRPGVVLRTEQTLTDQTVARLEDKIQAKFAGRDNWHRPLILEQGLAASPWTLTPAEMDFLNSSRMTRDEILAVFRVPAPITGVVENMGLGADIWFGARVMFCEGAVQPKLDLIGQCLTRDLGRRYGPDVAMSFPDCSPRHADQRRKDDETDARLGLRTVNEIRRGRGLEPYPDSRFDRPFQLGEPGA from the coding sequence ATGCGCGTCCTGTCGAGCCTGTTCAAGGCGCTCCGCCCGGCGCCGCCGAAGCCGGCCCCGCCCAAAGTCGCCGGCCTGTTCGCCCCCGCGTACGGCCCCGCCGCCGGGTGGTGGCAGTCCGACCCCGCCGAGCAAATTCGCAACTTTCGATCCTGGGTGTACGCCGCGGTCAACGCCATCGCGCAGGAGGCGGCGAAGCACCGGCCGCTGCTCTACCGCAACACCGGCCAGGCCGACCACGAGCTGACGCCGCTGCCGCACACGCACCCACTCGCACGGCTGCTCGACCGCCCGAACCCGTGGCTCACCCCGTGGGAGCTGTGGTACCTGACGGTGGTGTACCTGGAGCTCACCGGCAACTGCTTCTGGTACGTCGCGCCGCAGTCCGTGGGCGACACCCGCCTCGGCACGCCCGGCGAAATCTGGCTCATCCCGACGCCGTGGGTGACGGTGCTGCCCGACGCCCGCGAGTTCGTGAAGGGGTACCGCGTGACCGCCCCCGGCGCCGCGGCCGAGACGTTCGGCCCGGACGAGGTGATCCACCTGAAGTACCCGAACCCGCTCGACCCGCACCTCGGCCTGTCGCCGCTGCAAGCGAACGCCCTGGCCGTGGACGCGAACACCGAACTGCTGCGGGCGCGCGTGCAGACGTTCCAGAACGGCCCGCGCCCCGGCGTCGTGCTGCGGACCGAACAGACCCTCACCGACCAGACGGTGGCGCGGCTCGAAGACAAGATTCAGGCGAAGTTCGCCGGCCGCGACAACTGGCACCGGCCGCTGATCCTCGAACAGGGCCTCGCCGCGAGTCCGTGGACGCTGACGCCCGCGGAGATGGACTTCCTCAACTCGTCGCGCATGACCCGCGACGAAATCCTGGCCGTGTTCCGGGTGCCGGCACCGATCACGGGCGTGGTGGAGAACATGGGCCTGGGCGCGGACATCTGGTTCGGCGCGCGGGTGATGTTCTGCGAGGGCGCGGTGCAGCCGAAGCTCGACCTGATCGGCCAGTGCCTGACGCGCGACCTCGGCCGCCGCTACGGCCCGGACGTGGCGATGAGCTTCCCCGACTGCTCGCCGCGCCACGCCGACCAGCGCCGCAAGGACGACGAGACGGACGCGCGGTTGGGGCTGCGGACGGTGAACGAGATCCGCCGCGGCCGCGGGCTCGAGCCGTACCCGGATTCGCGGTTCGATCGGCCGTTTCAACTCGGCGAGCCGGGAGCGTGA